A part of Notolabrus celidotus isolate fNotCel1 chromosome 21, fNotCel1.pri, whole genome shotgun sequence genomic DNA contains:
- the ipo8 gene encoding importin-8 isoform X2 yields MDPNRIIQALKGTIDPNLRIAAENELNQSYKIINFAPTLLQIIVSEQVEFPVRQAAAIYLKNMVSQYWQDREPSLGEVVFPFNIHENDRQQIRDNIVESIIRCPESIRAQLTMCLRAIIKHDFPGRWTAIVDKIGMYLQSQSSGSWYGSLLALYQLVKTYEYRKADEREPLLAAMQIFLPRIQQLVGQLLVDSTIFSVLIQKQILKIFHALVQYSLPLQLINNTVMTQWMEILRAIMDRDVPAETLEVDEDDRPELAWWKCKKWALRIITRLFERYGSPGNVTKEYYEFADFFLKTYAVGLQQVLLKVVDQHRQKQYVTPRVLQQCLNYLNQALSHSLTWKQMKPHMQAICQEVIFPLMCYKDEDEKLWQEDPYEYIHMKFNLYDDHALPATAAQSLLCKAARKRKEVLPQIMEFCHQILMDPSADPRRKDGALHCIGALAELLLKKRAYREQMELMLQNYVFPLLNSPMGYLRARSCWVIHTVNSCWVLHCFSPLRFHDEVVLRNAVELVKQDLIDDKEMPVKVEAAIALQTLVSNQEQAKLYIRPYIRPVMQELLHVVKETENDDLTNVIQKMICEYNQEVAAIAVDMTQNLAEIFTRVLQSEEYEENEDKTVMALGILSTIDTILTVMEDHKEITQQLEGICLQVIGLVLQKPIIEFYEEILSLAFGLTCQTISPQMWQLLGVLYEVFQHDCFDYFTDMMPLLHNYVTVDTDMLLSNPKHLEVIYNMCKKVLTVDAGEDAECHAAKLLEVIILQCRGRGIDQCIPLFVEVVLERLMRGVKSSELRTMCLQVAIAALYYNPALLIHTLDNMHFQHNPQPITAHFINQWMNDTEFFLGLHDRKMCIIGLSMLMELPSRPAVLEGVAGQIVPSVLLLFLGLKHLYASRLTNKPDLLARAGTQDEDQNEEIPSDEDEVNENCNVMQQQCGMPAGQGGGDDDDDDEDDYWDEDGFEGTPLEEYSTPLDYDNGEDEYKFFTAALLRVQNGDAAWYQSLTAPLSDDQKKQLQEIYSISQQRRSTAAKGQ; encoded by the exons ATGGATCCGAACCGGATTATCCAGGCTCTGAAGGGGACCATTGACCCGAACCTGAGGATAGCGGCGGAGAATGAGCTCAATCAG TCCTACAAGATCATCAACTTTGCTCCGACGCTGCTTCAGATCATCGTGTCGGAGCAGGTGGAGTTTCCTGTTCGTCAGGCAG cgGCCATCTACCTGAAGAACATGGTGAGTCAGTACTGGCAGGACAGGGAGCCGTCTCTGGGCGAGGTTGTGTTTCCCTTCAACATCCACGAGAACGACCGGCAGCAGATCCGAGACAACATTGTGGAAAGCATCATCCGCTGCCCGGAGTCCATACG CGCCCAGCTGACGATGTGCCTGCGAGCCATCATCAAACACGACTTCCCCGGACGCTGGACCGCCATCGTGGACAAGATCGGCATGTACCTGCAGTCCCAGAGCAGCGGCAGCTGGTATGGCAGCCTGCTGGCTCTGTACCAGCTGGTCAAAACATATGA GTACAGGAAGGCAGACGAGAGGGAGCCGTTGTTGGCAGCGATGCAGATATTCCTCCCAAGGATTCAGCAGCTCGTCGGTCAGCTGCTGGTGGACTCCACCATCTTCTCAGTCCTCATCCAGAAACAGATCCTCAAGATCTTCCACGCACtcgtacag TACTCGCTGCCCCTCCAGCTGATCAACAACACCGTGATGACTCAGTGGATGGAAATCCTCAGAGCTATCATGGACCGGGACGTTCCAGCT gagACGCTGGAGGTGGACGAAGACGACCGTCCTGAGCTGGCGTGGTGGAAGTGTAAGAAGTGGGCGCTGCGTATCATCACCAGACTGTTCGAGCG GTACGGAAGCCCTGGAAATGTGACGAAGGAGTACTACGAGTTCGCAGACTTTTTCCTGAAGACATACGCGGTGGGACTACAGCAG GTGCTGTTAAAGGTGGTGGACCAGCACCGACAGAAGCAGTACGTCACCCCCCGCGTCCTGCAGCAGTGCCTCAACTACCTGAACCAGGCCCTGTCTCACTCACTCACCTGGAAACAGATGAAGCCGCACATGCAG GCCATTTGTCAGGAGGTCATCTTCCCTCTCATGTGTTACAAAGACGAGGACGAGAAGCTGTGGCAGGAAGACCCGTACGAGTACATCCACATGAAGTTCA ACCTCTACGATGATCACGCCCTACCAGCCACGGCTGCACAGAGTCTCCTGTGTAAAGCTGCACGCAAGAGAAAAGAG GTTCTTCCTCAGATCATGGAGTTCTGCCACCAGATCCTCATGGACCCCTCTGCTGACCCCCGCAGGAAGGACGGGGCACTGCACTGCATCGGCGCCCTCGCTGAGCTCTTACTGAAG AAGCGGGCGTATAGGGAGCAGATGGAGCTGATGCTGCAGAACTACGTCTTCCCTCTTCTGAACTCTCCGATGGGTTATCTGAGAGCCAGG TCTTGCTGGGTCATCCATACGGTCAAT TCGTGCTGGGTGCTCCACTGCTTCAGCCCGCTGCGCTTCCACGACGAGGTGGTGCTGAGGAACGCCGTGGAGCTGGTCAAACAGGATCTGATCGACGACAAAGAGATGCCCGTGAAGGTGGAGGCCGCGATCGCCCTGCAGACGCTGGTCAGCAACCAGGAACAAG CTAAGCTGTACATCAGGCCGTACATCCGGCCCGTCATGCAGGAGCTTCTGCACGTGGTGAAAGAGACTGAGAACGACGACCTCACCAACGTCATCCAGAAGATGATCTGCGAGTACAACCAAGAGGTGGCGGCCATTGCTGTGGACATGACTCAGAACCTG gcGGAGATCTTCACCAGAGTCCTTCAGAGCGAGGAGTACGAGGAGAACGAGGATAAAACAGTCATGGCCCTGGGCATCCTCAGCACCATCGACACCATCCTCACCGTAATGGAGGACCACAAGGAg ATCACTCAGCAGCTGGAGGGGATCTGCCTGCAGGTGATCGGTCTGGTCCTGCAGAAGCCCATCATAG AGTTCTACGAGGAGATCCTATCTCTGGCGTTCGGGCTCACCTGTCAGACCATCTCCCCTCAGATGTGGCAGCTCCTCGGCGTCCTGTATGAGGTCTTCCAGCACGACTGCTTCGACTACTTCACAG ACATGATGCCTCTTTTGCACAACTACGTCACAGTGGACACCGACATGCTGCTGTCCAACCCCAAGCACTTAGAGGTGATCTACAACATGTGCAAAAAG GTGCTGACTGTAGACGCAGGCGAGGATGCAGAGTGCCATGCTGCCAAACTCTTGGAGGTGATCATCCTGCAGTGCAGAGGGAGAGGCATCGACCAG TGCATCCCTCTGTTCGTGGAGGTCGTGCTGGAGCGTCTGATGCGGGGCGTGAAGTCCAGTGAGCTGAGGACGATGTGTCTGCAGGTGGCCATCGCCGCTCTGTACTACAACCCGGCTCTGCTCATCCACACACTCGACAACATGCACTTCCAACACAACCCGCAGCCTATCACAGCACACTTCATCAACCAGTGGATGAACGACACTGAGTTCTTCCTCGG GCTCCACGACCGTAAGATGTGCATCATCGGCCTGAGCATGCTGATGGAGCTGCCCAGTCGGCCGGCGGTGTTGGAGGGAGTCGCCGGTCAGATCGTCCCCTCTGTCCTGCTCCTGTTCCTGGGCCTCAAACACCTCTACGCCTCTCGCCTCACCAACAAACCCGACCTGCTAGCCCGAGCGGGGACGCAGGATGAAGACCAGAACG AGGAGATCCCGAGCGACGAAGACGAGGTGAACGAGAACTGCAACGTCATGCAGCAGCAGTGCGGCATGCCGGCGGGTCAGGGAGGCGGCGACGACGATGACGATGACGAGGACGACTACTGGGACGAAGATGGCTTCGAGGGGACGCCTCTGGAGGAGTACAGCACGCCTCTGGACTACGACAATGGGGAGGACGAGTACAAGTTCTTCACCGCCGCGCTCCTCC GCGTCCAGAACGGTGATGCAGCCTGGTATCAGAGTCTGACGGCTCCGCTCAGCGACGACCAGaagaaacagctgcaggagatcTACAGCATCtcgcagcagaggaggagcacgGCCGCCAAGGGCCAGTG A